In Desulfotignum phosphitoxidans DSM 13687, a single window of DNA contains:
- a CDS encoding trimethylamine methyltransferase family protein → MMYDRMQEMSRQEMEKIHDAAMDLLKTTGVAFNDKEALEIFKDNGFKVEGTTVFFEEPAVQKALETAPKRFTVHARNPEKNVEIGEDDFVFLPGYGAPFVMDAKGNERQASMEDYDNFCKLIQTSPYIDMNGWMMVEPADMPHQTVHLDLNLSNMLLCDKPFMGSPVSRQGALDGIEMAGILWGGKKNIMDKTVSVSLINSLSPLQFSDEMIGSLIELARHNQACVVASLIMAGGSGPVTLGGVIALQNAEILAGITLAQLVRPGAPVIYGSTSSAMDMKTGALSIGAPELSKNIHLVAQMARFYNLPSRSGGGLTDSLCTDAQAGAESALALYTAATSGINFILHACGILGSYIAMSFEKFLVDEELCGMVRNMIKPVALTDEAIDLDIIKQVGIGGQYLTHPKTFQLCRTEFYMPSLMSRKNKDAWAKAGKQHIYQIAEDKVAQRLAAYERPDIDPDIEKQLTDFVEKRKNQ, encoded by the coding sequence ATGATGTATGACCGAATGCAGGAAATGAGCCGGCAGGAAATGGAAAAAATCCATGACGCTGCCATGGATCTGTTGAAGACCACCGGCGTGGCCTTTAATGACAAGGAAGCCCTTGAGATTTTCAAGGACAATGGGTTCAAGGTGGAAGGCACCACGGTGTTTTTTGAAGAACCTGCGGTTCAAAAAGCCCTGGAAACCGCACCCAAACGGTTCACGGTCCACGCCAGGAACCCCGAAAAAAATGTGGAGATCGGTGAGGACGACTTTGTGTTTCTCCCCGGATACGGGGCTCCGTTTGTCATGGATGCCAAAGGCAACGAACGCCAGGCCAGCATGGAAGACTATGACAATTTCTGTAAACTCATCCAGACTTCCCCGTATATCGACATGAACGGATGGATGATGGTGGAACCGGCGGATATGCCCCACCAGACCGTTCACCTGGACCTGAACCTGTCCAACATGCTGTTGTGCGACAAACCGTTCATGGGCAGCCCGGTATCCCGCCAAGGTGCCCTGGACGGCATCGAGATGGCCGGTATTCTCTGGGGCGGCAAAAAAAACATCATGGACAAGACCGTGTCCGTGTCTTTGATCAATTCCCTGTCCCCGTTGCAGTTTTCCGATGAAATGATCGGGTCTTTGATTGAACTGGCCCGCCACAACCAGGCTTGTGTGGTGGCGTCTTTGATCATGGCCGGCGGATCCGGCCCGGTAACCCTGGGCGGGGTGATAGCCCTGCAGAACGCGGAAATACTGGCCGGCATCACCCTGGCCCAGCTGGTAAGACCGGGGGCGCCTGTGATCTACGGTTCCACCTCGTCCGCCATGGACATGAAAACCGGGGCCCTGTCCATCGGGGCACCGGAACTGTCCAAAAACATCCATCTGGTGGCCCAGATGGCACGATTCTACAACCTGCCCTCCAGATCCGGGGGCGGGCTCACCGACTCCCTGTGCACCGATGCCCAGGCCGGGGCCGAATCCGCTCTGGCGCTCTACACGGCCGCCACAAGCGGTATCAATTTTATTCTGCATGCCTGCGGTATTCTGGGATCTTACATTGCCATGAGTTTTGAAAAATTTCTGGTGGACGAAGAGCTGTGCGGTATGGTAAGAAACATGATCAAACCCGTTGCGTTGACAGACGAGGCCATTGATCTGGATATCATCAAACAGGTGGGAATCGGCGGTCAGTACCTGACCCATCCCAAAACCTTTCAGCTGTGCCGGACTGAATTTTACATGCCTTCCCTTATGAGCCGGAAAAACAAAGATGCCTGGGCCAAGGCAGGGAAACAGCACATCTACCAGATCGCTGAAGACAAAGTGGCCCAGCGGCTGGCTGCGTATGAACGGCCGGATATTGATCCGGATATTGAAAAGCAATTGACTGATTTTGTTGAAAAACGCAAAAACCAATAA
- a CDS encoding cobalamin B12-binding domain-containing protein, with amino-acid sequence MTDFNAITEALVACDEAKLESLVREALDQNVPANEILNKGLIAGMDIVGEKMESGDMFIPEVLMAAHAMANCVVILKPLLAEGEGSAGASVLIGTVKGDLHDIGKNLVAMMMESAGMQVTNMGVDIPPEDFVSKIKETNAQIVCLSALLTTTMPMMKQTIDAIVEAGLRDQVKILVGGAPVTQSFADDIGADGFAADAGSASKLAKKLVA; translated from the coding sequence ATGACTGATTTCAACGCGATTACCGAAGCCCTGGTGGCCTGTGACGAAGCCAAACTCGAAAGCCTGGTCAGAGAAGCCCTGGACCAGAACGTGCCGGCCAACGAGATCCTGAACAAAGGGCTGATCGCCGGTATGGACATTGTGGGTGAAAAAATGGAATCCGGAGACATGTTCATCCCTGAAGTGCTGATGGCAGCCCATGCCATGGCCAATTGCGTCGTCATTCTCAAGCCGCTGCTGGCCGAAGGCGAAGGATCTGCCGGCGCATCCGTTCTGATCGGAACGGTCAAAGGCGACCTGCATGACATCGGCAAGAACCTGGTGGCCATGATGATGGAAAGTGCGGGCATGCAGGTGACCAACATGGGTGTGGACATTCCGCCCGAAGACTTTGTGTCCAAGATCAAGGAAACCAATGCCCAGATCGTCTGCCTGTCAGCCCTTTTGACCACCACCATGCCCATGATGAAACAAACCATAGATGCCATTGTGGAAGCGGGATTGCGGGATCAGGTGAAAATTCTGGTGGGCGGTGCCCCGGTCACCCAGTCATTTGCCGATGACATTGGTGCGGACGGATTTGCCGCCGATGCCGGGTCTGCCTCAAAACTGGCCAAAAAGCTGGTTGCTTAA
- a CDS encoding dihydropteroate synthase encodes MFEVIGERINTSRKLVQAAVAERNAQYIIDDVTRQQEAGAAFIDVNAGARIGHEEADMKWLLETIQPIATVPLALDSPDPAILEMAFAMVEKTPMINSISLEKERFDNMIPFLKGKDCKVIALCMDDGGMPTQSDDIVARAKTLVEELNKIGIPTANIYVDPLVQPISTDSTKGVMILDAVRAIKAKFPEVHITGGLSNISYGLPQRHIINRTFVTLMMASGMDSAIIDPLDKKIMAAIKTADMLLGHDNYCMSYLKGVRAGVIES; translated from the coding sequence ATGTTTGAAGTAATCGGAGAACGTATCAACACCTCCAGAAAACTGGTCCAGGCTGCTGTGGCCGAACGAAACGCCCAGTACATCATCGATGATGTCACCAGGCAGCAGGAAGCCGGTGCCGCGTTTATCGACGTGAATGCCGGGGCCCGCATCGGCCATGAAGAAGCGGACATGAAATGGCTGCTGGAAACCATCCAGCCCATTGCCACCGTGCCCCTGGCCCTGGACAGCCCGGACCCGGCCATCCTGGAGATGGCATTTGCCATGGTGGAAAAGACCCCCATGATCAACTCCATCAGCCTGGAAAAGGAACGGTTTGACAACATGATTCCGTTTCTGAAAGGCAAGGACTGCAAAGTCATCGCCTTGTGCATGGATGACGGGGGCATGCCCACCCAGTCCGATGACATTGTGGCAAGGGCGAAAACCCTGGTGGAAGAACTCAACAAGATCGGGATACCCACCGCCAACATCTATGTGGATCCCCTGGTGCAGCCCATTTCCACGGACAGCACCAAAGGGGTGATGATCCTGGACGCGGTGCGGGCCATCAAGGCTAAATTTCCGGAAGTGCACATCACCGGCGGCCTGTCCAATATTTCCTACGGCCTGCCCCAGCGCCACATCATCAACCGCACCTTTGTCACCCTGATGATGGCATCGGGCATGGATTCCGCCATTATCGATCCGCTGGACAAAAAAATCATGGCCGCCATCAAAACCGCAGACATGCTGCTGGGCCATGACAACTACTGCATGAGCTATCTGAAAGGGGTCCGGGCCGGGGTGATTGAAAGTTAA
- a CDS encoding dihydrolipoyl dehydrogenase family protein, whose product MEQFDVIVIGTGTAGQTAAYDLAAEGYRVAIAENSPTPGGVCALRGCQAKKWFYETMEVVARSRHLLGKGITKLPGFNWDQVQKQKTRFTSKVPENTIAGLKGSGITYLQGQAKFLDTTTLRIGENDYKTRYVIVATGAVPAQLPIDGAQHLITSDDFLNLTALPPRIAFIGGGFISFEFAHFAARLGSRNQNIHILEAGDRTLGPFDQDMVTQLVRASEADGIQVRTGVSITSVTKNSDEYTVHFKSGPPLVVDLVVNSAGRTPDIEPLSPDTAGIKSSRRGIDVNPAMQTSIPHIFAIGDCADTVMLARVADMEAHVAARSIMALENGTDLPVMDYTVVPAVLFTYPQLGMVGKTEEMLQKENTPYRKSHETELNWPTYRRIGMTHAAYKILTDDKGGILGAHFLGDNTTGLVNIFKQAMIDKTPVSRLKNDHIMAPYPSRESDILYMLDPLID is encoded by the coding sequence ATGGAACAATTCGATGTGATCGTGATCGGAACCGGCACTGCCGGCCAGACAGCCGCCTATGACCTGGCTGCAGAAGGGTATCGTGTGGCCATTGCAGAAAACAGTCCGACCCCCGGCGGGGTCTGTGCCTTGCGGGGCTGTCAGGCAAAAAAATGGTTTTATGAAACCATGGAAGTGGTGGCCCGCAGCCGGCATCTGCTGGGAAAAGGTATCACAAAACTACCCGGGTTCAACTGGGACCAGGTACAAAAACAAAAAACCCGGTTTACCTCCAAAGTCCCTGAAAATACCATTGCCGGTCTCAAAGGCAGCGGTATCACGTATCTGCAGGGCCAGGCCAAATTTTTGGATACCACCACCCTGCGTATCGGCGAAAACGATTATAAAACCCGCTATGTGATTGTCGCAACCGGTGCGGTTCCAGCCCAACTGCCCATTGACGGGGCCCAACATCTGATCACCAGTGATGATTTTCTGAATCTGACCGCGTTGCCCCCACGCATCGCATTTATCGGCGGTGGGTTCATCTCTTTTGAATTCGCCCATTTTGCGGCCCGGCTCGGCAGCCGAAATCAGAATATCCATATCCTTGAGGCAGGGGACCGTACCTTAGGCCCTTTTGACCAGGACATGGTCACACAACTGGTCCGGGCATCGGAAGCAGACGGCATTCAGGTACGAACCGGCGTATCCATAACATCTGTGACAAAAAACAGTGATGAATACACCGTTCATTTTAAATCCGGCCCCCCCCTGGTGGTGGATCTGGTGGTGAACAGTGCCGGGCGGACTCCCGATATTGAACCGCTGTCTCCGGATACTGCCGGCATTAAATCATCCAGAAGAGGCATTGACGTCAACCCGGCCATGCAGACATCGATTCCCCACATTTTTGCCATCGGTGACTGCGCCGATACTGTGATGCTGGCAAGGGTGGCGGACATGGAGGCCCATGTGGCGGCACGGTCCATCATGGCCCTGGAAAACGGCACTGACCTGCCGGTTATGGATTACACGGTCGTGCCTGCCGTGCTGTTCACCTATCCCCAGCTGGGAATGGTGGGCAAGACCGAAGAGATGCTTCAAAAGGAAAACACACCCTATAGAAAAAGCCATGAAACCGAATTAAACTGGCCCACCTACCGGCGGATCGGCATGACCCATGCTGCCTACAAAATCCTGACGGATGATAAAGGCGGTATTTTAGGGGCCCATTTTCTGGGAGACAACACCACCGGACTGGTCAATATCTTTAAACAGGCCATGATTGATAAAACCCCGGTCAGCCGGCTCAAAAATGACCATATCATGGCCCCTTATCCATCCCGGGAAAGTGATATTCTTTATATGCTCGACCCGCTCATCGATTGA
- a CDS encoding desulfoferrodoxin FeS4 iron-binding domain-containing protein, with product MMPAVGETYKCEICGNVVEVKEAGEGELVCCGQPMEKQ from the coding sequence ATGATGCCAGCTGTTGGAGAGACCTACAAATGTGAGATATGCGGAAATGTCGTGGAAGTGAAAGAAGCCGGAGAGGGTGAACTGGTCTGTTGCGGACAGCCCATGGAAAAACAGTAA
- a CDS encoding Lon protease family protein gives MDEYRVNTADLARQCQDDPFDFTTTADLAPLDSVIGQRRAVEAIHFGLNMKGPGYHIFITGLEGTGRTTITREILTTHAKKRETPEDLCLVNNFEDPYQPRVMALPTGSAVFFSNKMTRFIEALKTNLPLAFEQKTFVEKQARIKKKMADVQDRIMSRVAAAAEKKDIKIVRTDEGYQAVPLQEGEPVSPEAFSALEPERRTAIEKDLARVQQQMKDAVAQIQQQAKKTQQAYQELLVETAGALFSREMDLLFTDFDDRPQARKFLAEAKKDLTDHLPLLLSSLDPDTDQGTETTEMLEFLDKRYQVNVLVDRRGEHGAPVIFEPAPTFQNLFGKIEKMPVQGMVSTDFTMVQAGSLLRANKGFLVLEIDAVLRHPEVWETLKTTLQNKKMYIQDPPDQSGPAMASLRPDPIDLDVKVVLVGGYEIFRALQGADPKFNRIFKVRADFDYEVDVSRENLFNYARFIARACETENLPAFTSCGVTAVVEYGSRMAESKYKLSLRFGRILDLLKEAAFWADRDQAKAVTAEHVARALNAFRFRHNLYEEKVQEKYDDHSILIDLTGSVTGQVNALAVYQVGDLAFGRPSRITAESYMGKPGIINVEHEADLSGQTHDKGVMIIAGFLGRMFAQEYPLSVSVSITFEQSYSGVDGDSASSTELYAVLSSLSGYPIRQGIAVTGSVNQKGQIQSIGGVNEKIEGFFDVCAGRGLTGDQGVMIPSANIRNLMLRKDVVDAVDQGRFHIYHVSTIEQGIEVLTGVPAGRADEGAMFPENTVFGAVQQKLKKFHDQTTPGPWSGR, from the coding sequence ATGGACGAATATCGTGTCAACACAGCGGATCTGGCCCGACAATGCCAGGATGACCCCTTTGATTTCACCACCACAGCGGATCTGGCGCCCTTAGACAGTGTCATCGGCCAGCGGCGGGCCGTGGAAGCCATCCATTTCGGGCTGAACATGAAGGGACCGGGGTATCATATTTTCATCACCGGTTTGGAAGGCACCGGCAGAACCACCATTACCCGGGAAATTCTGACCACCCATGCCAAAAAACGGGAAACACCCGAAGACCTGTGTCTGGTCAATAATTTTGAAGATCCTTATCAACCCAGGGTCATGGCGCTTCCCACCGGATCGGCCGTGTTTTTTTCAAATAAAATGACCCGGTTTATTGAGGCCTTGAAAACCAATCTGCCCCTGGCATTTGAACAGAAAACCTTTGTTGAGAAACAGGCCCGGATCAAAAAAAAGATGGCAGATGTACAGGACCGCATCATGTCAAGGGTGGCAGCGGCGGCTGAAAAAAAAGACATTAAAATTGTCCGCACGGACGAAGGGTATCAAGCGGTGCCTTTGCAGGAGGGTGAACCGGTTTCTCCGGAAGCGTTTTCCGCCCTGGAACCGGAACGCCGCACCGCTATTGAAAAAGATCTGGCCCGGGTTCAGCAGCAGATGAAAGATGCGGTGGCACAGATTCAGCAGCAGGCAAAAAAAACACAGCAAGCGTATCAGGAACTTTTGGTTGAAACAGCCGGTGCCTTGTTTTCCCGGGAGATGGACCTGTTGTTTACGGACTTTGACGACCGGCCCCAGGCCCGCAAATTTCTTGCGGAAGCAAAAAAAGACCTGACAGACCATCTGCCGCTCCTGCTCAGTTCGCTGGATCCTGACACGGATCAGGGGACGGAAACCACTGAAATGCTGGAATTTCTGGATAAGCGCTACCAGGTCAATGTTTTAGTGGACCGGCGGGGGGAACACGGGGCCCCGGTGATTTTTGAGCCGGCCCCCACATTCCAGAATCTGTTTGGAAAAATTGAAAAAATGCCGGTGCAGGGTATGGTGTCCACTGATTTCACCATGGTGCAGGCCGGTTCGCTGTTGCGGGCAAACAAGGGGTTTCTGGTTTTGGAAATCGATGCGGTATTGCGCCATCCAGAGGTCTGGGAGACCTTGAAAACCACCTTGCAGAACAAAAAGATGTATATTCAGGATCCGCCGGATCAGTCCGGGCCTGCCATGGCATCTTTGCGGCCCGACCCCATTGACCTGGATGTCAAAGTGGTGCTGGTGGGCGGATATGAAATTTTCCGGGCGCTTCAGGGTGCAGATCCCAAGTTCAACCGGATTTTCAAGGTCCGGGCGGATTTTGATTATGAAGTGGATGTCAGTCGTGAGAACCTGTTCAATTACGCCCGGTTCATCGCCCGGGCCTGTGAAACTGAAAATCTGCCGGCTTTTACCTCCTGTGGTGTGACTGCCGTGGTTGAGTACGGCAGCCGGATGGCGGAAAGTAAATACAAATTGTCCCTGCGGTTCGGACGGATTCTGGACCTGCTCAAGGAAGCCGCTTTCTGGGCTGACCGTGATCAGGCAAAGGCTGTGACTGCGGAACACGTGGCCCGGGCCCTGAATGCCTTCAGGTTCCGGCATAACCTGTATGAGGAAAAGGTCCAGGAAAAATATGATGACCACTCCATTCTCATCGATCTGACCGGGTCGGTGACGGGCCAGGTCAATGCGCTGGCAGTCTACCAGGTGGGAGATCTGGCCTTTGGCCGGCCTTCCCGGATCACGGCGGAATCCTACATGGGAAAGCCCGGTATCATCAATGTGGAGCATGAAGCCGATCTTTCCGGCCAGACCCATGACAAAGGGGTGATGATCATTGCCGGATTCCTGGGCCGGATGTTTGCCCAGGAATATCCGTTGAGCGTATCGGTGAGCATCACATTTGAACAAAGTTACAGCGGTGTGGATGGTGACAGTGCCTCTTCCACGGAACTGTATGCAGTCTTGTCCAGCCTGTCCGGATATCCCATCCGTCAGGGGATTGCCGTGACCGGGTCCGTGAATCAGAAAGGACAGATCCAGTCCATCGGCGGGGTGAACGAAAAGATCGAAGGATTTTTTGACGTATGTGCCGGCCGGGGTCTCACCGGAGATCAGGGGGTGATGATCCCTTCCGCCAATATCAGGAATTTAATGCTCAGAAAAGATGTGGTGGACGCCGTGGACCAGGGGCGATTTCATATTTATCATGTGTCAACCATTGAACAGGGAATTGAAGTGTTGACCGGTGTGCCGGCAGGCCGGGCCGATGAGGGTGCCATGTTTCCGGAAAATACGGTGTTCGGCGCGGTTCAGCAAAAACTTAAAAAATTTCATGATCAAACCACACCAGGTCCCTGGTCTGGCCGATGA
- a CDS encoding 4Fe-4S binding protein yields the protein MTHKKITLVYFSPTATTKTVLDAIAKGTGYEVDSYDITLSEARKKIPQDLDTSVIVFGAPVYSGRLPKLAADCFKQVSASGIPVVPVVVYGNREYDDALLELKDICVQCKGVPVAAGAFIGEHSFSTQPAPIAPGRPDEKDLACAVEFGQKISRLLETLDPDKKTGDLVVPGNVPYKKPSAAKGVPFIDVTDDCTACGTCVAVCPVDAIDEDDGFCTLDDICIHCCACIKACPESARIMKDGPFKDTAAKLHQTCGVRKEPETFFAQTQK from the coding sequence ATGACCCATAAAAAAATCACCCTGGTATATTTCAGTCCCACCGCCACCACAAAAACCGTGCTGGACGCCATCGCAAAGGGGACTGGGTATGAGGTGGACAGTTATGACATCACCTTGTCTGAAGCCAGAAAAAAAATCCCCCAGGACCTGGATACATCCGTGATCGTTTTCGGGGCACCGGTTTACAGCGGCAGATTGCCGAAACTGGCGGCTGATTGTTTTAAACAGGTGTCGGCATCCGGCATTCCCGTCGTGCCGGTGGTGGTTTACGGCAACCGGGAATATGACGATGCATTGCTGGAATTAAAAGATATCTGTGTTCAGTGCAAAGGTGTTCCCGTGGCTGCAGGCGCGTTCATCGGTGAGCATTCGTTTTCCACACAACCCGCGCCCATTGCCCCTGGCAGGCCGGATGAAAAAGATCTGGCATGTGCGGTTGAATTCGGACAAAAGATCAGCCGGTTGCTGGAAACACTTGATCCGGACAAAAAAACGGGTGACCTTGTGGTGCCGGGAAACGTTCCTTATAAAAAACCCTCGGCTGCCAAAGGTGTGCCGTTCATCGATGTGACCGATGACTGTACCGCCTGCGGCACCTGCGTGGCGGTATGTCCGGTGGATGCCATCGATGAAGATGACGGGTTCTGCACGCTTGATGATATCTGTATTCACTGCTGTGCCTGCATTAAAGCCTGTCCGGAATCCGCACGGATCATGAAGGACGGCCCGTTCAAGGACACGGCAGCCAAACTGCATCAGACCTGCGGGGTTCGAAAAGAACCGGAAACATTTTTTGCCCAGACTCAAAAATAA
- a CDS encoding dual CXXC motif small (seleno)protein, translated as MFCCRSCGQNFPETRYKELMDEYLEEHLANVPINRI; from the coding sequence TTGTTCTGCTGCAGGTCCTGCGGCCAAAATTTTCCTGAAACCCGGTACAAAGAGCTGATGGATGAATATCTTGAAGAACACCTGGCCAATGTACCGATCAACCGGATCTGA
- a CDS encoding cupin domain-containing protein, which yields MKVIHWTECKEKQIERFPYKGEQLDVIGTSIRWLSQHGEDENGIPEYGLRFFTIQPGGQIPIHNHFYHQTMYILSGEFECWEFDEKTDELKKKVACKPGTAVYIPSMQPHGMKNVTDEPATFLCCICNVYDEDAAL from the coding sequence ATGAAGGTGATTCACTGGACGGAATGCAAGGAAAAACAGATCGAGCGGTTCCCATACAAAGGCGAGCAGCTCGATGTCATCGGCACCAGCATCCGCTGGCTGTCCCAGCACGGGGAGGATGAAAACGGAATTCCGGAATACGGGCTGCGGTTTTTCACCATCCAGCCGGGGGGACAGATTCCCATTCACAACCATTTTTACCACCAGACCATGTATATTCTGTCCGGTGAATTTGAATGCTGGGAATTTGATGAAAAAACCGATGAACTGAAGAAAAAAGTGGCGTGCAAGCCCGGAACCGCTGTTTATATACCGAGTATGCAGCCCCATGGCATGAAAAACGTGACAGACGAACCCGCCACTTTTTTATGCTGCATCTGCAATGTCTATGATGAGGATGCCGCGCTTTGA
- a CDS encoding DUF3786 domain-containing protein: protein MFANAMEVFKLLDKSNCRECNEPTCLAFASKVFLGQRDLSDCTHLDPEVIAKYSQAPRKGFKPGESDYERELAAMQERVKEIDLEEAARRTGGRFDGKWLTLRIFGKPFSVNQEGRFKSDLHINPWITGPVLTYVLESKGTPVTGQWMPFRELAGARELNGLYMKRTEEPLKKIADAYPDLFEDLGFIFNGKEIEEQYQSDISMVLYPLPLVPVMICYWKPDDGLDSDLHLFYDKSASHNGGSDMVFRLTAGIVQMFEKLARTHGWSAAAQAADR, encoded by the coding sequence ATGTTTGCCAATGCCATGGAAGTTTTCAAACTTCTGGATAAATCCAATTGCAGAGAGTGCAATGAACCCACCTGTCTGGCGTTTGCGTCAAAAGTATTTTTAGGGCAAAGAGATCTGTCCGACTGTACTCATCTGGACCCGGAGGTGATTGCAAAATACAGCCAAGCACCCAGAAAAGGATTCAAACCCGGGGAATCGGATTATGAACGGGAACTGGCCGCCATGCAGGAGCGGGTCAAAGAGATCGATCTGGAAGAGGCGGCCCGCAGAACCGGGGGCCGGTTTGACGGGAAATGGCTGACGCTCCGGATATTCGGCAAACCCTTTTCCGTGAACCAGGAAGGACGCTTTAAATCAGACCTGCATATCAATCCCTGGATCACCGGGCCGGTGCTCACCTATGTGCTGGAAAGCAAAGGAACCCCTGTTACCGGACAGTGGATGCCTTTCCGGGAACTGGCCGGAGCCCGGGAGCTGAACGGTTTATATATGAAACGTACAGAGGAGCCGCTGAAAAAAATTGCGGACGCTTATCCGGATCTGTTCGAGGACCTGGGCTTTATTTTCAATGGAAAAGAGATCGAAGAGCAGTATCAGTCCGATATTTCCATGGTGCTGTATCCGCTGCCCCTGGTGCCTGTCATGATCTGTTACTGGAAACCGGATGACGGCCTGGATTCAGACCTGCACCTGTTTTATGATAAAAGCGCATCGCACAACGGCGGCAGTGACATGGTGTTCCGTCTGACCGCCGGCATTGTTCAGATGTTTGAAAAACTGGCCAGGACTCACGGCTGGAGTGCAGCGGCTCAGGCAGCCGACCGATGA
- a CDS encoding XTP/dITP diphosphatase, which produces MKQILVLASTNPGKTREIRDLLKDFPLDIKNLTDFGPIPPVVEDGATFDDNAYKKAAFTARVLGYPAMADDSGLCVEALDGAPGVKSARYAGDDATDADNVARLLKELAPHDNRKAAFECVISIAVPTGAALTYEGRCEGIITREPAGDNGFGYDPLFFFPKFGKTFAQVPMEQKAQVSHRGTALKQVAQEMDKILEWIDINMPRFEQVPCKE; this is translated from the coding sequence TTGAAACAGATTCTGGTCCTGGCAAGCACCAATCCAGGTAAAACCCGGGAAATCCGGGACCTTTTAAAAGATTTTCCCCTGGATATCAAAAATCTGACCGATTTCGGACCCATCCCTCCGGTGGTCGAGGACGGGGCCACTTTTGATGACAATGCCTATAAAAAAGCCGCGTTCACAGCCCGGGTCCTGGGATACCCGGCCATGGCCGATGATTCCGGCCTGTGTGTGGAAGCCCTGGACGGCGCCCCAGGGGTGAAATCCGCCCGGTATGCCGGAGATGATGCCACCGATGCCGACAATGTGGCCAGACTGCTCAAAGAACTGGCACCCCATGACAATCGGAAAGCCGCGTTTGAATGCGTGATCTCCATTGCCGTTCCCACCGGTGCCGCCCTGACCTATGAAGGCCGGTGCGAAGGGATCATCACCCGGGAACCGGCCGGTGACAACGGGTTTGGATATGATCCTTTGTTTTTTTTCCCAAAATTCGGCAAAACCTTTGCCCAGGTGCCCATGGAACAAAAGGCACAGGTGAGCCACCGGGGCACCGCTTTAAAGCAGGTGGCCCAGGAAATGGACAAAATTCTGGAATGGATCGATATCAACATGCCCCGGTTCGAACAAGTACCCTGCAAAGAATAG
- a CDS encoding nitroreductase family protein, protein MTSFEDFKSLVKGNRSCRRFDHTVKISMNELFDLVDLARHCASAGNNQPLKYILSTSEPTNQAIFDCLGWAAYLKDWPGPDPSERPTAYIVITGDHTISDKFWCDHGIAAQTLLLGARARSLAGCMFGAINIKKLKSVLDIPDHLEVKLVVALGKPVEKAAIDEVGPDGSIKYFRDENQVHHVPKRSLDTLVFKTFS, encoded by the coding sequence ATGACATCTTTTGAAGACTTTAAATCTCTGGTAAAAGGAAACCGGTCCTGCCGCCGGTTTGACCATACTGTCAAAATCAGTATGAATGAACTGTTCGACCTGGTGGACCTGGCCCGGCACTGTGCGTCTGCCGGTAACAACCAGCCATTGAAATATATTCTGTCTACCAGTGAGCCGACCAATCAGGCCATTTTTGACTGTCTGGGATGGGCCGCCTATCTGAAAGACTGGCCCGGTCCGGACCCATCCGAACGGCCCACCGCGTATATCGTGATCACCGGAGACCACACCATCTCCGACAAGTTCTGGTGCGACCACGGGATCGCGGCCCAGACCCTCCTGCTGGGGGCCCGGGCCAGAAGCCTGGCCGGGTGCATGTTCGGGGCCATCAACATCAAGAAACTCAAATCCGTTTTGGATATTCCGGATCACCTGGAGGTCAAGCTGGTGGTGGCTTTAGGAAAACCCGTGGAAAAAGCGGCCATCGATGAGGTAGGACCGGACGGGAGCATCAAGTATTTCAGGGATGAAAACCAGGTCCACCATGTGCCCAAACGGTCCCTGGACACCCTGGTTTTCAAAACGTTTTCTTAA